A genomic window from Sorex araneus isolate mSorAra2 chromosome 2, mSorAra2.pri, whole genome shotgun sequence includes:
- the UTP25 gene encoding U3 small nucleolar RNA-associated protein 25 homolog isoform X2, with protein sequence MGEADVSDRDGGCEDSTEEVMAVGWATRQEAASGPADLTERMGNGAPVSPQQASPREFADTKHEALFSLETNFLEDENMGSSALEGSQDPFLQHVNRTLREKDVQASASGPPNSQSLQWPVLGQLVLSSRFQQPKALRPPRDVALQSLHLHKPLESTWPRTNGVAPGPFTPLQRELFWVMNSYQDLFFPDRTALGCGEEVRRVYCLHALNHVLKANARVLANNGLRRAQGAQARTDDDALRDQGLTRPKVLMVLPFRESALRVVQLLISLLEGDSGKKMVVSNKKRFQSEYGSDPGERPPTLKRPEDYEAVFSGNIDDHFRIGVAVLQRSLRLYAPFYSSDILLASPLGLRTILGAEGDKQRDFDFLSSIELLIIDQADVFLMQNWEHVLHLMEHMNRLPLEAHGVDFSRVRMWSLNGWTRYFRQTLLFGALQDPQISAVFSKFCLNVEGQVAVRNVPVTGAISQVLLQLPHVFQRMEATDLESMTDARFRFFVDKVLPQYRDAVMSHTLIYVPSYFDFVRLRNHFKREELSATHICEYTRRPAMSRARHFFLRGERQFLLLTERFHFYKRYTIKGVRNLIFYQLPTYGHFYSELCTMLGAVDTGGQAWTCTALYSRYDAQRLAAVVGAERAAQMLQSTKSVHLFITGER encoded by the exons CTGCATCTGGACCTGCTGACCTCACAGAGCGCATGGGGAATGGGGCCCCAGTTTCCCCCCAGCAGGCGTCCCCGAGGGAATTTGCTGATACCAAGCACGAGGCCCTCTTCAGTCTGGAAACGAACTTTCTAGAAGATGAGAATATGGGCAGCAGCGCCCTGGAGGGCTCCCAAG aCCCTTTCCTTCAGCACGTGAACCGAACACTGAGAGAGAAGGATGTCCAGGCTTCTGCCTCTGGTCCCCCGAACAGCCAGTCACTGCAG TGGCCGGTGCTGGGCCAGCTCGTCCTCTCCTCCAGGTTCCAGCAGCCGAAGGCCCTCAGGCCCCCGAGGGACGTGGCCCTCCAGTCGCTGCATCTGCACAAGCCCCTTGAGTCAACCTGGCCTCGGACCAACggtgtggcccctggccccttCACGCCCCTCCAGAGGGAGCTTTTCTGGGTGATGAACTCGTACCAAGACCTCTTCTTCCCGGATCGCACGGCGCTGGGCTGTGGCGAGGAGGTGAGGCGCGTGTACTGCCTGCACGCGCTCAACCACGTGCTCAAGGCCAACGCCCGTGTCCTGGCCAACAACGGGCTTCGCCGGGCGCAAGGGGCGCAGGCCCGCACCGATGATGATGCCCTCCGGGACCAGGGGCTCACCCGGCCCAAG GTGCTGATGGTTCTGCCCTTCCGGGAGTCGGCCCTGCGGGTGGTGCAGTTGCTAATCAGCCTCCTGGAGGGCGACAGTGGGAAGAAGATGGTCGTGAGCAACAAGAAAAGGTTCCAGAGCGAGTATGGTTCTGACCCTGGGGAGCGACCCCCCACCCTGAAGAGGCCTGAGGATTATGAAGCAGTGTTCTCGGGCAACATCGATGACCACTTCCGGATTG GTGTGGCGGTGCTCCAGCGCAGCCTCCGGCTCTACGCCCCCTTCTACTCTTCTGACATCCTGCTCGCGTCCCCCCTGGGCCTGCGCACCATCCTGGGGGCCGAGGGAGACAAGCAACGGGACTTTGACTTCTTGTCGTCCATTGAGCTGCTCATCATTGACCAGGCTGACGTCTTTCTGATGCAGAACTGGGAGCACGTGCTG cacctcatggagCACATGAACCGGCTGCCCCTTGAGGCCCATGGCGTGGACTTCTCACGGGTGCGCATGTGGAGCCTCAACGGCTGGACCCGCTACTTCCGCCAGACTCTGCTGTTTGGGGCGCTGCAGGACCCACAGATCAGTGCAGTGTTCAGCAAGTTCTGCCTCAATGTAGAGGGCCAG gtggcTGTGAGGAATGTCCCAGTGACCGGTGCCATTAGCCAAGTCCTGCTGCAGCTCCCACACGTCTTCCAGCGGATGGAGGCTACGGACCTGGAGTCCATGACCGATGCCAG GTTCCGCTTCTTCGTGGACAAGGTCCTGCCACAGTACCGGGATGCAGTCATGTCCCACACCCTCATCTATGTCCCGTCCTACTTTGACTTCGTGCGGCTCCGGAACCACTTCAAGCGGGAGGAGCTGAGTGCCACACACATCTGCGAGTACACCCGCAGGCCGGCTATGTCCCGCGCTCGTCACTTCTTCCTACGCGGGGAACGGCAGTTTCTGCTTCTCACTGAGCGCTTCCATTTCTATAAGAG GTACACAATCAAGGGCGTGAGGAACCTGATCTTCTACCAGCTGCCAACCTACGGGCACTTCTACAGCGAGCTGTGCACCATGCTGGGGGCCGTGGACACAGGTGGACAGGCCTGGACCTGCACTGCCCTCTACTCCCGCTACGACGCCCAGCGCCTGGCAGCCGTGGTGGGTGCAGAGCGGGCGGCGCAGATGCTGCAGTCCACGAAGAGCGTCCATCTCTTCATTACCGGCGAGCGGTGA